Part of the Deinococcus radiopugnans ATCC 19172 genome, CCGCCCACCAGCAAGATCGCCAGCAGGCTGACGACGCGGTTGGACAGGTCAGCGTTGCTAAAACCGTCTTCAAAAGCATTTTCCAGCGCGGCCAGCAACGAGGCCACCACCCCCAGCAGCGTCAGGATCACCACCGGGCGGCGCGAGGTGCCCAGGGCGGCCAGCGCAATCGGCACGGTCAGCAGGGTGCCCACCACCAGCGAGGCGGGGGTCAGCAGGTCAAGGAGCAGCACCACGGCCAGCGCCGTCAGGCAGACCGTCCACAGCGTGCTGCCCTCCAGCGGCAATCTGGGCGGCGCAAACAGCAGGCGCAGGGTGTCTCGCATGTCCTGCCGAGGCTACCCGAAACGGGCGTCCGGGCCACTGGCCACCTGGCCAATGCGGCTGGCCGAGAGACGAATGGTGCCGCCAGGAGCGGCGGCGCAGCATGCGCGGGTATGAATGTCTTTTTGCTGCTGCTGGTGCTGGCTTTGGCCGCCTACCTTCTCTACGCCCTCGTCCGTGCGGAGCGGTTCTGATGCCGGGCGT contains:
- the kdpF gene encoding K(+)-transporting ATPase subunit F; the encoded protein is MNVFLLLLVLALAAYLLYALVRAERF